A genomic window from Candidatus Binatia bacterium includes:
- a CDS encoding alkaline phosphatase family protein has protein sequence MMHRRFHSLLTFLVLAALATVAPRAIAAEPTPDGEDGPRKAKVLLLGIDGLDPELVRRWTADGSMPNLAKLIDRGTLTEIECVVGTSSPVVWTTVATGVPPTVHGITGFRIGDDPVNSSHRKRPTFWNILSERDIDLATVGWMVTWPAENDVGLMVSDRAWRGQFKNDVTPPGLLKPLRHVPHIRRDEILDKFTTYEFDREWKSLDEDDPRYSVHYLLQNRLLNIFRRDSIYSGSALEIARKRDLDVLAVYLQGTDYVGHGFWQWFEPEPFQKNRWEIPAEQIEALGDVIPAYYRHVDEIAGRLLPLIDEDALVILLSDHGFRASAKKRSADDYSVEARFLSGGHRKNATLILSGPQVDKGAQPKREITHFDILPTLLYALDLPQARDHRGRPLTELFTEEYAAGRTKQTIETYATNDDEKKPVARSDLDGEIIEELRSLGYVR, from the coding sequence ATGATGCACCGACGATTCCACTCCCTTCTCACATTCCTGGTCCTCGCCGCGCTCGCCACCGTCGCTCCCCGAGCGATCGCCGCCGAGCCCACACCGGACGGCGAAGACGGACCCCGCAAGGCCAAGGTTCTGCTTCTCGGCATCGACGGCCTCGACCCCGAGCTCGTCCGCAGGTGGACCGCCGACGGCTCGATGCCGAACCTGGCGAAGCTGATCGACCGCGGCACCTTGACCGAGATCGAATGCGTCGTCGGCACGTCGTCTCCGGTCGTCTGGACCACCGTCGCAACCGGCGTCCCGCCCACGGTGCACGGCATCACCGGCTTCAGGATCGGCGACGACCCGGTCAACTCGAGCCACCGGAAGCGACCGACGTTCTGGAACATCTTGAGCGAACGAGACATCGACCTCGCGACCGTCGGCTGGATGGTGACCTGGCCCGCGGAGAACGACGTGGGGCTCATGGTCTCCGACCGCGCCTGGCGTGGGCAGTTCAAGAACGATGTGACGCCCCCGGGCCTCTTGAAGCCGCTCCGCCACGTGCCGCACATCCGCCGGGACGAGATCCTCGACAAGTTCACCACCTATGAGTTCGACAGGGAATGGAAGAGCCTGGACGAGGACGACCCGCGCTACTCCGTTCACTACCTGCTCCAGAACCGCCTGCTGAACATCTTCCGGCGAGACTCGATCTATTCGGGCAGCGCGCTCGAGATCGCGCGCAAGCGAGACCTCGACGTCCTGGCCGTCTATCTGCAGGGCACCGATTACGTCGGGCACGGCTTCTGGCAGTGGTTCGAACCCGAACCGTTCCAGAAGAACCGCTGGGAGATCCCCGCCGAACAGATCGAGGCGCTCGGCGACGTAATCCCGGCGTATTACCGGCACGTCGATGAGATCGCGGGCCGGCTGCTCCCGCTGATCGATGAAGACGCCCTCGTAATCCTGCTCTCAGACCACGGGTTCCGCGCCTCCGCGAAGAAGCGAAGCGCCGACGACTACTCGGTCGAGGCGCGTTTTCTCTCGGGTGGACACCGCAAGAATGCCACGCTCATCCTGTCCGGCCCGCAGGTCGACAAGGGTGCCCAACCCAAGCGGGAGATCACCCACTTCGACATCCTCCCCACCCTGCTCTACGCGCTCGACCTGCCGCAGGCCCGCGACCACCGGGGCCGGCCGCTCACCGAGCTGTTCACCGAAGAGTACGCAGCCGGCCGCACGAAGCAGACGATCGAAACCTACGCGACCAACGACGACGAAAAGAAACCGGTCGCGCGAAGCGACCTCGACGGTGAAATCATCGAGGAGCTTCGCTCGCTCGGATACGTGCGCTGA
- a CDS encoding cytochrome c, which produces MKLLRAASIVFGLSLIAPFPCQAEGGPHESQAMFLRYCGNCHGPEGTGNGVMSGFLKKKPADLTQLAKANGGEFPFHKTMRFIDGTQDVSAHGDPAMPVWGEVFKAETRGSPTQQAEIRGKILLITEYVRSIQED; this is translated from the coding sequence ATGAAGCTCCTGCGAGCGGCATCGATCGTCTTCGGGCTTTCTCTGATCGCGCCTTTCCCCTGCCAGGCGGAAGGCGGACCGCATGAGAGCCAGGCGATGTTCCTGCGCTACTGCGGCAACTGCCATGGACCCGAGGGGACCGGGAATGGTGTCATGTCCGGCTTCTTGAAGAAGAAGCCGGCCGACCTGACCCAGCTCGCGAAGGCGAACGGCGGTGAGTTCCCGTTCCACAAGACGATGCGCTTCATCGACGGCACGCAGGACGTGAGCGCCCACGGGGATCCGGCCATGCCGGTCTGGGGCGAGGTCTTCAAAGCGGAGACCCGAGGCTCTCCCACCCAGCAGGCCGAGATCCGCGGCAAGATCCTCCTGATCACCGAGTACGTTCGCTCGATCCAGGAGGACTAG
- a CDS encoding glycosyltransferase: MRILQVSNGYPHRAYGGVELHTYRVVGALRQRGHDVSVFTRLSDLAQVDGSIVDEEVDGTPVRSVVNDFKAGAFRDHYLSAGVAERFGEYLKEVDPEIVHFQHLIGLSADLPAIARAHGARVVASVLDYWYVCQRVMFQHRDGTRCGGPAHQSCVDCVLGGSAPARGWFERTRDRLRTTSADVAAMGPESNRHRFRALRDALATFERMDTCADFVVEEFARQGMPFPINRTRVIALSVDREGFPPPTPPADLPVREERPLRVGFVGHSLHHKGPHVLLEALRLLPGRPIEVQFWGKRWPDHSYDAGFSGLLENEPRAAHRGRFADGELSRVLGDVDVLCVPSTCLETYGLATREAFVAGRPVVTSDRGALPESVRDGVDGLIFPGEDPSALAAALARLIDEPALLPALAAGATEASQRVKSMDQYAAEIEEFLYR, translated from the coding sequence ATGCGAATCCTTCAGGTCTCCAACGGCTATCCGCATCGTGCCTACGGCGGGGTCGAGCTCCATACCTATCGCGTCGTGGGGGCGTTGCGTCAGCGCGGGCACGACGTGTCGGTCTTTACGCGCCTCAGTGACCTCGCGCAGGTGGACGGCTCGATCGTCGACGAAGAGGTGGACGGCACCCCGGTTCGAAGCGTGGTCAACGACTTCAAGGCCGGAGCGTTTCGCGATCACTACCTGAGTGCGGGCGTGGCGGAGCGGTTTGGGGAGTACCTGAAGGAAGTCGATCCGGAGATCGTCCACTTCCAGCATTTGATCGGGCTGTCGGCGGATCTGCCAGCGATCGCGCGAGCGCACGGGGCTCGGGTCGTCGCGAGCGTGTTGGACTACTGGTACGTCTGCCAGCGCGTCATGTTCCAGCATCGAGACGGGACGCGGTGCGGCGGGCCGGCGCACCAGAGCTGTGTCGACTGTGTCCTCGGCGGATCCGCTCCGGCGCGAGGGTGGTTCGAACGCACCCGCGACCGCCTCCGTACGACGTCGGCGGACGTCGCGGCGATGGGTCCCGAATCAAATCGTCATCGGTTTCGCGCGTTGCGCGACGCACTCGCGACGTTTGAGCGGATGGATACGTGTGCGGACTTCGTCGTCGAGGAGTTCGCGCGCCAGGGCATGCCGTTCCCGATCAATCGGACGCGGGTGATCGCCCTGTCGGTCGACCGGGAGGGTTTCCCGCCGCCGACGCCCCCCGCGGATCTGCCGGTTCGTGAGGAGCGTCCTCTCCGCGTGGGCTTCGTGGGTCACTCCCTTCATCACAAGGGCCCGCACGTTCTCCTCGAAGCGCTTCGCCTGCTGCCCGGGCGGCCGATCGAGGTGCAGTTTTGGGGGAAGCGCTGGCCGGATCATTCTTACGACGCGGGCTTTTCCGGGCTCCTAGAAAACGAGCCCCGCGCCGCCCATCGTGGCCGCTTCGCTGATGGTGAGCTTTCCCGGGTGCTGGGCGACGTCGACGTCCTGTGCGTGCCGTCGACTTGTCTGGAGACGTACGGTCTGGCGACGCGGGAGGCATTCGTTGCGGGGCGTCCCGTCGTCACCAGCGACCGCGGGGCCCTGCCCGAATCGGTGCGCGACGGTGTAGATGGTCTGATCTTCCCCGGGGAAGATCCATCCGCACTCGCCGCGGCCCTCGCGCGCCTGATCGACGAACCGGCGCTCCTTCCCGCCTTGGCGGCGGGCGCCACCGAGGCGTCGCAACGTGTGAAGTCCATGGACCAGTACGCCGCGGAGATCGAGGAGTTCCTCTACCGCTGA
- a CDS encoding mechanosensitive ion channel, translating to MEDYTKYLNDGADTLVTLVTNWGVQVVGAIAVLIVGRWVAGRLRKGVVRGLERAAIDAALQPFLSGVVYYLVIIVTLVAVLGLFGIETTSLIAVLGGASVGISLAWQGTLSNFAAGMMLLIFRPFRPGHYVEVAGTAGSVREIGIFSTVLATPDNVQITVPNSSIFGTIIKNYSANSTRRNDIVMGIAYTDDIGVAMKTIQTVVEADPRVLKEPAPVIAVSELADSSVNIVVRPWCNATDYAALRSDLLRNLKEQLEAAGCSIPFPQTDVHLFQEKGAAAS from the coding sequence ATGGAAGACTACACCAAGTATTTGAACGACGGCGCAGACACTCTGGTCACGCTCGTCACGAATTGGGGCGTCCAGGTGGTCGGCGCGATCGCCGTTCTCATCGTGGGCCGTTGGGTTGCCGGGCGTCTGCGAAAAGGGGTGGTGCGTGGCCTCGAGCGGGCCGCGATCGACGCAGCGCTCCAGCCGTTCCTCTCGGGTGTCGTCTACTACCTGGTCATCATCGTCACGCTGGTCGCGGTGCTCGGGTTGTTTGGCATCGAGACGACGTCTCTCATCGCAGTCCTCGGCGGCGCGAGCGTCGGTATCAGTCTCGCATGGCAGGGAACGCTCTCGAACTTCGCAGCCGGGATGATGCTGCTGATCTTCCGGCCGTTCCGGCCCGGGCACTACGTGGAGGTCGCCGGTACCGCGGGGTCGGTCCGGGAGATCGGGATATTCTCGACGGTCCTCGCGACGCCCGACAACGTGCAGATCACCGTTCCCAATTCGTCGATCTTCGGAACGATCATCAAGAACTACTCCGCCAACTCGACGCGTCGAAACGACATCGTGATGGGCATCGCGTACACGGACGACATCGGCGTTGCGATGAAGACCATTCAGACGGTGGTCGAGGCGGACCCGCGCGTTCTCAAGGAGCCGGCTCCCGTGATCGCCGTGAGCGAGCTCGCGGATTCTTCGGTAAACATCGTCGTCCGACCGTGGTGCAACGCGACGGACTACGCGGCGCTGCGATCCGATCTCTTGCGCAACCTGAAGGAGCAGCTCGAGGCGGCGGGTTGTTCGATCCCGTTCCCGCAGACCGACGTCCACCTCTTCCAGGAGAAGGGCGCCGCTGCGAGCTGA
- a CDS encoding glycosyltransferase: MRPGVDVVVPVFEAREHVGRCIASVLRHAGGDFRLVIVDDASPTPELRADLDRIASEQDRVVLLRNDVNQGFVVSANRGLRHADGRDVVLLNSDTIVTRGFLSKLTACAYEDDVTGIVSPLTNNGTVCSVPRFMEDNEIPASLTVDQFGILIERASRRRRPDLVTAVGFCMFVRHDLIARIGFLDEENFPRGYGEENDYSERAREAGYRIRLCDDLFVAHSGSASFGGETSERQKAHNDVIGQMYPTYHQRVQEFIRENPLADLHRDIHSELDGWERAGFFGRKLRLLGL; encoded by the coding sequence GTGAGGCCTGGGGTCGACGTCGTTGTGCCCGTGTTCGAGGCGCGGGAACACGTGGGGCGCTGCATCGCGAGTGTTCTGCGGCACGCGGGAGGCGACTTTCGTCTCGTGATCGTAGACGACGCGAGCCCCACGCCGGAGCTGCGCGCCGACCTCGACCGGATTGCGAGCGAGCAGGACCGGGTCGTCCTGCTCCGCAATGACGTCAATCAAGGTTTCGTCGTCAGCGCGAACCGCGGCCTGCGCCACGCGGATGGCCGCGACGTCGTGCTGCTCAACAGCGACACCATCGTGACCCGCGGCTTTCTTTCGAAGCTGACCGCCTGCGCCTACGAGGACGACGTCACGGGCATCGTTTCCCCTCTCACGAACAACGGAACCGTTTGTAGTGTTCCGCGGTTCATGGAGGACAACGAGATCCCGGCTTCGCTCACCGTGGACCAGTTCGGAATCTTGATCGAGCGTGCGAGCCGCCGCCGCCGCCCCGACCTCGTGACCGCAGTTGGGTTCTGCATGTTCGTTCGTCACGACTTGATTGCGCGCATCGGATTTCTCGACGAGGAGAACTTTCCGCGTGGCTACGGTGAAGAGAACGACTACAGCGAGCGCGCGCGCGAGGCGGGGTATCGGATTCGACTCTGCGACGACCTGTTCGTCGCGCATAGCGGAAGCGCCTCCTTCGGCGGCGAGACGAGCGAGCGTCAGAAGGCGCACAACGACGTGATCGGCCAGATGTACCCCACGTATCATCAGCGGGTGCAGGAGTTCATCCGCGAAAACCCGCTCGCCGATCTGCATCGCGACATTCACTCCGAGTTGGACGGGTGGGAGCGAGCGGGCTTCTTCGGTCGGAAATTGCGCCTCCTCGGCCTCTGA
- a CDS encoding NapC/NirT family cytochrome c, whose amino-acid sequence MDLTIEVPLQSASGFADLGVWVATALAIAVLVLVLVGSILESTRRVSATASTMLFLGLTILPIFMMLFGAFASIEQAKSVEFCHSCHTAMNPYVADMLDSSSTTLAAVHSSERYIPRDPCYRCHADYGVWGEAEAKFRGFAHLYHWLLASPTALGLEQIETYQPYTNGPCLECHSGAKSFLESGQGVHRTISDNLLQLDEDTGAPVTSCLVCHGPAHPKLADIVVEVVPEKGEG is encoded by the coding sequence ATGGACCTGACGATCGAAGTCCCGCTCCAGAGCGCCAGCGGGTTCGCCGACCTCGGCGTTTGGGTCGCGACGGCGCTGGCGATCGCCGTTCTCGTCCTGGTCCTCGTCGGCTCCATTCTCGAAAGTACGAGACGCGTCTCTGCGACCGCGAGCACCATGCTTTTCCTGGGCCTCACGATCCTGCCGATCTTCATGATGCTCTTCGGAGCCTTCGCGAGCATCGAGCAGGCCAAGTCCGTGGAGTTCTGCCACTCCTGCCACACGGCGATGAACCCTTACGTCGCGGACATGTTGGATTCCTCCAGCACGACCCTGGCGGCGGTCCACTCGTCGGAGCGCTACATCCCTCGCGATCCCTGCTACCGCTGCCACGCCGATTACGGAGTCTGGGGCGAGGCGGAAGCGAAGTTCCGCGGATTCGCCCACCTCTACCACTGGCTCCTGGCCTCCCCGACGGCGCTCGGACTCGAGCAGATCGAGACCTACCAGCCGTACACCAACGGCCCGTGCCTGGAGTGTCATTCGGGCGCAAAGAGCTTCCTGGAATCCGGCCAAGGTGTTCACCGGACCATTTCCGACAACCTCCTGCAGCTCGACGAGGACACCGGCGCACCCGTGACCTCGTGCCTCGTCTGCCACGGCCCCGCGCACCCGAAGCTCGCCGACATCGTCGTCGAGGTCGTCCCCGAAAAGGGCGAGGGATGA
- a CDS encoding cyclic nucleotide-binding domain-containing protein, producing MNAPDLVRLPGQRLRGRVLLLSKVLIVLAAILTLVAVNICTALTLSLFLIIGQAAIVAGASLALFVAATDFLRTRGTSEVHFDAGETVFRQGDTGDLVYVIVTGEVEAIREDPDGEDQVLATMGAGEYFGEMALLSDAPRTATVRARTDLDAIVMARADFTTLYAYLPNLRVNVESVMNQRQAENRERLGSKSVFKALVAGATSLLLAQAAYAAGDAAAGKTLYNKHGCAQCHGIQGKGDGYLLPMLKEKPEIRDWTAPGAMDGVTDEFMIEITEKGGEGVGKSEIMLKYGKKLTKGEIINIVAYIRSLQ from the coding sequence ATGAACGCGCCCGATCTCGTACGCCTCCCCGGCCAGCGCCTGCGCGGACGCGTGCTCCTCCTTTCCAAGGTGCTGATCGTGCTGGCTGCGATCCTGACGCTGGTCGCGGTGAACATCTGTACCGCTCTCACCCTCTCGCTGTTCCTCATCATCGGGCAGGCCGCGATCGTCGCGGGCGCCTCGCTCGCCCTCTTCGTGGCGGCGACCGACTTCCTGCGCACGCGCGGCACTTCGGAGGTTCACTTCGACGCCGGGGAGACCGTCTTCCGCCAGGGGGACACGGGCGATCTCGTTTACGTGATCGTGACCGGCGAGGTCGAAGCCATCCGCGAAGATCCCGACGGGGAAGACCAGGTTCTCGCAACCATGGGCGCCGGTGAGTACTTCGGAGAGATGGCGCTTCTGAGCGACGCCCCGCGCACCGCCACCGTCCGCGCCCGCACCGACCTCGATGCGATCGTGATGGCGCGAGCCGACTTCACGACGCTCTACGCCTACCTTCCCAACCTACGAGTGAACGTGGAGAGTGTGATGAACCAACGACAAGCTGAGAATCGAGAGCGCCTCGGATCCAAGAGCGTGTTCAAGGCCCTGGTGGCCGGCGCGACGTCTCTCCTCCTCGCGCAGGCGGCCTACGCCGCCGGCGACGCCGCCGCCGGAAAGACGCTCTACAACAAGCACGGCTGTGCGCAGTGCCACGGCATACAGGGCAAGGGCGACGGCTACCTCCTGCCCATGTTGAAAGAGAAGCCCGAGATCCGGGATTGGACCGCGCCCGGCGCCATGGACGGGGTCACCGACGAGTTCATGATCGAAATCACTGAAAAAGGCGGCGAGGGCGTGGGCAAGTCCGAGATCATGCTGAAGTACGGCAAGAAACTCACGAAGGGTGAGATCATCAACATCGTCGCGTACATTCGTTCGCTGCAATGA